The Thermotoga sp. nucleotide sequence GAAGAGGGAACTACTCTTTCGGCCTCTCCGAACAACTGGTATTTCCGGAGCTGAGCCCCGATGAAGTGAGAAGAATCCAGGGAATGGACATCACGATCGTCACGACCGCAAAAACGGATCAGGAAGCCAAGAGACTTCTTGAACTCTTTGGAATGCCTTTCAAAAGAGGATAAATGGAGGTGAGATAAATGGCCAAGAAAGCGATGATAGAAAGATGGAAGAAACCCAAAAAATACAAGGTTCGTGAGTATACCAGGTGTCATATCTGTGGACGTCCAAGGGCAGTTTAT carries:
- a CDS encoding type Z 30S ribosomal protein S14 — its product is MAKKAMIERWKKPKKYKVREYTRCHICGRPRAVYREFGLCRVCFRKLALEGKLPGVRKASW